The following coding sequences lie in one Stigmatopora nigra isolate UIUO_SnigA chromosome 4, RoL_Snig_1.1, whole genome shotgun sequence genomic window:
- the LOC144195806 gene encoding transcription factor Atoh1-like: MDVLSVADWCQGAKGASCESDPRDWLASGQTSAVCDTRDSSADYLEHSPYSSTGSYNESDSPGSVGQVSPPSLRKSGKGSLKVRDLCRLKGLVVTGVEQDPSALQRAPSSKAGNGVQRQRRVAANARERRRMHGLNHAFDALRNVIPALDNDKKLSKYETLQMAQIYINALSELLEDPPSSSTSNSSNSDPMLAPTAGFDCGPRSPSQPRTHCAEGQLAAHIDAISLRATFDDASFPTLQVEDNMGSPAAMGVEGPADSPRSDGEFSPQSHFSDSDEMIVEEDEIHAASF; the protein is encoded by the exons ATGGACGTCCTAAGCGTGGCAGACTGGTGTCAGGGCGCAAAGGGGGCGAGCTGTGAAAGTGACCCACGCGACTGGCTCGCTTCGGGGCAGACTTCCGCCGTCTGCGACACACGCGACTCTTCGGCGGATTACCTGGAACATTCCCCCTACTCCAGCACCGGCTCTTATAATG AGAGTGACTCGCCAGGCTCAGTAGGTCAAGTCAGCCCTCCCAGTTTGCGAAAATCGGGCAAGGGCTCGCTCAAAGTCCGGGACTTGTGCCGCCTTAAAGGCCTGGTGGTCACCGGGGTCGAGCAGGATCCATCCGCCCTACAGAGGGCTCCGTCCAGCAAGGCCGGCAATGGCGTGCAGCGGCAAAGGCGCGTCGCCGCTAACGCCCGGGAGCGACGACGCATGCATGGCCTGAACCACGCCTTCGACGCCCTCCGCAACGTCATTCCGGCGTTGGACAATGACAAGAAGCTGTCCAAGTATGAGACGCTGCAAATGGCACAGATTTACATCAACGCCCTTTCGGAGCTCCTGGAAGATCCTCCGTCCTCGTCCACCTCCAACTCATCGAATAGTGACCCCATGCTGGCCCCTACAGCGGGATTCGACTGCGGTCCACGGTCGCCCTCCCAGCCAAGAACCCATTGTGCTGAGGGTCAGCTGGCCGCACATATCGACGCCATATCGCTCCGAGCCACCTTCGACGATGCCTCTTTCCCCACCTTACAAGTGGAAGACAACATGGGCTCCCCTGCGGCGATGGGTGTTGAGGGACCAGCTGACTCGCCCCGCAGCGATGGCGAGTTTTCCCCACAGTCCCATTTTAGTGACTCGGATGAGATGATAGTGGAGGAGGATGAGATCCACGCAGCGTCTTTCTAA